In Peptostreptococcaceae bacterium, a single genomic region encodes these proteins:
- a CDS encoding helix-turn-helix domain-containing protein, whose translation MRTLQELSCRQKVIKSLLGGEKRQELLDTLTVYMLDAGSNIAETAEVMFVHKNTIKYRINCLRKMLACDIDAMPEAYDLYIAVALGRLTEITR comes from the coding sequence ATGCGGACATTGCAGGAATTGTCTTGCAGGCAGAAGGTTATCAAATCACTGCTTGGGGGTGAAAAAAGGCAGGAACTTTTGGATACCTTGACCGTGTATATGCTGGATGCCGGATCCAACATTGCGGAGACTGCGGAGGTAATGTTTGTCCATAAAAATACAATTAAGTACAGAATTAATTGCCTGAGAAAGATGCTTGCTTGCGATATAGATGCAATGCCTGAAGCGTACGACCTTTATATTGCAGTAGCTTTGGGAAGGTTGACGGAAATAACAAGGTAA